In one Lachnospiraceae bacterium GAM79 genomic region, the following are encoded:
- a CDS encoding glycosyl transferase — MKFGYFDDANKEYVITSPRTPYPWINYLGTQDFFSLISNTAGGYSFYKDARLRRITRYRYNNVPIDMGGRYFYINENGTIWNPGWSPVKTELDEYECRHGMGYTVITGKKNNLKAEVTFFVPQNYAGEVQQVVLTNESSEEKTFSFFSFEEWCLWDAQDDCTNFQRNFSTGRVEVVGSTIYHKTEYRDRRDHFAFYTVNDEIDGYDTDRDSFIGLYNGFHNPQAVEAGKANDSFADGWSPIASHYKKITLAPGETKTLVFILGYVEMPVDQKFEADGKTINKVKALEMMEKYNTPEKVAAGLAELKEHWNNLLSILNVNTPDDKVNRMVNIWNQYQCMVTFNLSRSASYFESGIGRGMGFRDSNQDILGFVHQIPDRARERIIDIASTQFPDGGCYHQYQPLTKKGNADIGGDFSDDPLWLILSVSAYIKETGDWGILDEMVPYDNDMSIAKPMLDHLKVSFYKIVNNLGPHGLPLAMRADWNDCINLSCFSDTPGESFQTYTNPKFAAEGGYSKVAESVMVATLFTYAGPNYVAILKHLGMDAEAEAAQAEIDKMKANIMESAWDGDWFLRAYDANGEKMGSKECKEGQIFIEPQGFAIMSDIGKDQGCDKKTLAAIDERLNTQYGLVLNNPAFTKYYIQYGEISTYPGGYKENAGIFTHNNAWIICAAAYAGAGDQAFKYYSEIAPAFTEETSDIHKTEPYVYGQMIGGKDAGSDIGKPGNHFGQGKNSWLTGTAAWNMVAISQYILGISADFDGLKIDPSIPAAWDGLNATRQFRGATYDIKVTNPDHVNKGIKSVTVDGNAIEGNVLPVFGDGKTHAVEVVMG; from the coding sequence ATGAAGTTTGGTTATTTTGATGATGCCAACAAGGAGTATGTCATCACATCTCCTAGAACTCCTTATCCTTGGATCAACTACCTTGGAACACAGGATTTCTTCTCACTGATTTCAAATACAGCGGGAGGTTACAGCTTCTACAAAGATGCTCGTCTTCGTAGAATTACAAGATACCGTTATAACAATGTACCTATCGATATGGGTGGTCGTTATTTCTATATTAACGAGAATGGTACAATCTGGAATCCGGGCTGGTCACCGGTTAAGACAGAGCTTGACGAATATGAATGCCGTCATGGTATGGGTTACACAGTGATCACCGGTAAGAAGAACAACTTAAAGGCAGAGGTTACTTTCTTCGTACCTCAGAATTATGCCGGAGAAGTTCAGCAGGTTGTTCTTACAAATGAAAGCTCAGAAGAGAAGACTTTCTCATTCTTCTCATTTGAAGAGTGGTGTCTCTGGGATGCACAGGATGACTGCACAAACTTCCAGAGAAACTTCAGTACAGGTCGTGTAGAGGTTGTTGGTTCTACAATCTACCACAAGACAGAGTACAGAGACAGACGTGATCATTTCGCATTCTATACCGTAAATGACGAGATTGACGGTTACGATACAGACAGAGATTCATTCATCGGACTTTACAATGGTTTCCACAACCCACAGGCTGTTGAAGCCGGCAAAGCAAATGATTCATTCGCAGATGGATGGTCACCAATCGCTTCACACTACAAGAAGATCACTCTTGCTCCAGGCGAGACAAAGACTCTTGTATTTATTCTTGGATATGTTGAGATGCCTGTTGACCAGAAGTTCGAAGCTGATGGCAAGACAATCAACAAGGTTAAGGCTCTTGAGATGATGGAGAAATACAACACTCCTGAGAAGGTTGCAGCAGGTCTTGCAGAACTCAAAGAGCACTGGAACAACCTCTTAAGCATCTTAAATGTTAATACTCCTGATGATAAGGTTAATCGTATGGTTAATATCTGGAATCAGTATCAGTGTATGGTTACATTCAACCTTTCACGTTCAGCTTCATACTTCGAGTCCGGTATCGGCCGTGGTATGGGATTCCGTGATTCCAACCAGGATATACTTGGATTTGTTCATCAGATCCCTGATCGTGCAAGAGAGAGAATTATTGATATCGCTTCTACACAGTTCCCGGATGGCGGATGCTATCATCAGTATCAGCCACTTACAAAGAAGGGTAATGCAGATATCGGTGGTGACTTCTCAGACGATCCATTATGGCTGATCCTTTCTGTATCTGCATACATCAAGGAGACAGGCGACTGGGGTATTCTTGATGAGATGGTTCCATATGACAACGATATGTCCATCGCTAAACCGATGCTTGACCACTTAAAGGTTTCTTTCTACAAGATCGTAAACAACCTTGGACCACACGGACTTCCACTTGCAATGAGAGCTGACTGGAACGACTGTATCAACCTTTCATGCTTCTCCGATACACCGGGTGAAAGTTTCCAGACATACACCAACCCTAAGTTCGCTGCTGAAGGCGGATACTCAAAGGTTGCTGAGTCAGTTATGGTTGCTACACTCTTTACATATGCAGGTCCTAACTATGTTGCTATTCTTAAGCACCTCGGAATGGACGCTGAAGCTGAAGCTGCTCAAGCTGAGATCGATAAGATGAAAGCTAACATCATGGAATCTGCTTGGGATGGCGACTGGTTCTTAAGAGCATACGATGCAAACGGTGAGAAGATGGGATCTAAGGAATGTAAAGAAGGACAGATCTTCATCGAGCCACAGGGCTTCGCTATTATGTCAGACATCGGTAAAGATCAGGGCTGCGACAAGAAGACACTTGCTGCTATTGATGAGCGTCTGAATACACAGTACGGACTTGTACTTAACAATCCTGCATTCACAAAGTATTACATCCAGTATGGTGAGATCTCAACATATCCGGGCGGATACAAAGAGAATGCCGGTATCTTCACACATAACAATGCATGGATCATCTGTGCTGCTGCTTACGCAGGCGCCGGCGATCAGGCATTCAAATATTACTCAGAGATTGCTCCTGCTTTCACCGAGGAGACATCTGATATCCACAAGACTGAACCATATGTATATGGTCAGATGATCGGTGGCAAGGATGCCGGTTCCGATATCGGAAAGCCGGGCAACCACTTTGGTCAGGGTAAGAACTCATGGCTTACAGGTACAGCTGCTTGGAACATGGTAGCTATTTCACAGTACATCTTAGGTATCTCAGCAGACTTCGATGGTCTTAAGATCGATCCATCTATTCCTGCTGCTTGGGATGGTCTGAATGCTACACGTCAGTTCCGTGGTGCTACATATGATATCAAGGTTACAAATCCGGATCATGTAAATAAGGGTATCAAGAGTGTTACTGTAGATGGCAATGCTATTGAAGGCAATGTTCTCCCTGTATTCGGTGATGGCAAGACTCATGCTGTAGAAGTAGTAATGGGCTAA
- a CDS encoding aldose 1-epimerase, whose translation MSFSAKNYDFKGETCIELIAGDFRALIAPFNGSNVMKLENTALDIDILRNDLSLSPAELKAAAEVYGMPTLYLPNRLSHGNLKTSDAMYHFPCNDPLGNHLHGFLHKRCHTIDDMYVEGESAVAKTSYVYDENDEFFETFPVSFKAEFVFTLTSDGLDYSFTLTNLSKVQMPYGVCNHIAFKAPFTNGGSGANVRLQVPIGDKWELSDTCIPTEKTLPLTRYDMMYKEGDMVPVLQDIDNDLYTAEMNELDGKPFYGVIVTDKVTGVRVCYEVCDIMKYWIMWNDHGMKEFFCPEPMSWNIDAPNLSGDPAVTGYTELAPGESKTVTERIFVR comes from the coding sequence ATGAGCTTTAGCGCAAAAAACTATGATTTTAAAGGCGAAACCTGTATTGAGCTTATCGCAGGAGATTTTCGTGCGTTGATCGCACCTTTTAACGGAAGTAATGTAATGAAGCTGGAAAACACAGCTCTTGATATTGATATTTTAAGAAATGATCTGTCACTTTCTCCGGCAGAATTAAAAGCTGCTGCCGAAGTATATGGCATGCCTACCTTATATCTTCCAAACAGATTATCTCATGGAAATCTGAAAACCTCAGATGCCATGTATCATTTTCCTTGTAACGATCCACTCGGAAACCATCTTCACGGTTTTCTTCACAAACGCTGCCATACAATTGATGACATGTATGTAGAAGGTGAAAGTGCTGTTGCAAAGACATCTTATGTATATGATGAAAATGATGAATTTTTCGAGACTTTCCCTGTCAGCTTCAAGGCTGAATTTGTCTTTACACTGACATCAGACGGACTGGATTATTCCTTTACACTGACCAACCTTTCCAAGGTGCAGATGCCTTATGGTGTATGTAACCACATTGCATTCAAAGCACCATTTACAAATGGCGGAAGCGGCGCAAATGTTCGTTTACAAGTTCCAATCGGTGACAAATGGGAACTCAGCGACACCTGCATCCCGACCGAGAAAACACTGCCGCTTACCAGATATGATATGATGTACAAAGAGGGTGACATGGTTCCTGTTCTTCAGGATATCGACAACGACCTCTATACCGCGGAGATGAATGAATTAGACGGCAAACCATTCTATGGCGTCATCGTTACAGATAAAGTTACAGGTGTCCGTGTCTGCTACGAAGTATGTGATATTATGAAATACTGGATCATGTGGAATGATCACGGCATGAAAGAATTCTTCTGTCCGGAACCTATGAGCTGGAACATTGATGCTCCGAATCTCTCCGGCGACCCTGCCGTAACCGGCTACACCGAACTGGCTCCTGGCGAATCCAAAACCGTAACCGAGCGAATCTTTGTCCGGTAG
- a CDS encoding DUF4358 domain-containing protein, with protein sequence MKNKILKMCAILGIAGMLAGCGTTVGGNGDSKEALNINVTDMANELKNGLTFEDSLSELDTNVALTYYGIDADKVKNSVVVVSTGATAEEIAVFEAADQSSADAVKSACEDRKAKQTTSYADYKPSETSRLDKAIIKEDGNYVVYCVTDDTDKANEIIDKYFK encoded by the coding sequence ATGAAGAATAAGATTTTAAAGATGTGTGCAATCCTTGGTATTGCAGGTATGCTTGCAGGATGTGGCACAACGGTAGGTGGAAACGGTGATTCGAAGGAAGCGCTGAATATAAACGTGACAGATATGGCAAATGAATTAAAGAACGGATTGACGTTTGAAGATTCTTTGTCCGAGTTAGATACAAATGTGGCGCTTACTTATTATGGGATTGATGCGGATAAGGTAAAGAACAGTGTAGTTGTTGTATCAACAGGTGCAACTGCAGAGGAGATTGCAGTATTTGAAGCAGCAGATCAGAGCTCTGCGGATGCCGTAAAGTCAGCATGCGAAGACAGAAAGGCAAAGCAGACAACATCCTATGCAGACTATAAGCCGTCAGAGACGAGTCGTCTGGATAAAGCGATTATCAAGGAAGATGGCAATTATGTTGTTTACTGTGTTACAGATGATACGGATAAGGCAAATGAGATCATCGACAAATATTTCAAATAA
- a CDS encoding helix-turn-helix domain-containing protein, translated as MENLYAKIGQRIVQIRHANNLTQYQLAEMLDISVKHCSAIERGKSSLSLEKMIDLCDIFNIDLDYLIRGVQKTDDIPSYIPHTVVEIMTSDDEEKKQHFRDYIEIFNAISNSQSQ; from the coding sequence ATGGAAAATTTATATGCCAAAATCGGACAACGTATTGTGCAGATACGACACGCAAATAATCTAACTCAATACCAGCTCGCTGAAATGCTTGATATTTCTGTAAAGCACTGTAGCGCAATCGAACGAGGCAAATCCAGTCTCTCATTAGAGAAAATGATCGATCTCTGTGATATCTTTAATATCGATCTGGATTACTTGATCCGCGGTGTGCAGAAAACTGACGATATACCATCTTATATCCCACACACCGTAGTGGAGATCATGACATCTGATGACGAGGAAAAGAAACAACATTTCCGGGACTATATAGAGATTTTTAATGCTATTTCAAATTCTCAATCACAATAA
- a CDS encoding GDSL-type esterase/lipase family protein, whose translation MDNDKRYNAKQHNAQVDRCKIIAIAVIFLASSIAIFATKYRQEIIDFGRDVNTENVATKSDADRTEEKPTTEDTEEATTGVTTEAPTTEEPTTETVTTGEEASTSEAEGGATLKYINDKDPDLSSKGDDWYDKKLFKPANATDDAYFDTAVIIGDSRTEGLSLYTGMSNLDAFCSKGLNIEKVMTDSIVSTDKGMITTLEALKLKQYDNIYISFGLNELGWVYDDIFIEDYKTFIDSVREIQPDATIYVENILPVSKKLSDEDEIYNNKNVKKFNKLLKRMCKDYGDIIYLDVASSVTVDGVLPADASTDGRHCNQEYCKKWLEYIRQNVYVRQ comes from the coding sequence ATGGACAATGATAAACGATATAACGCAAAGCAGCATAACGCACAGGTCGACAGATGTAAAATTATTGCGATCGCGGTAATTTTTCTGGCGAGCTCCATTGCGATATTTGCTACAAAATATAGACAGGAAATTATAGATTTCGGCAGGGATGTGAATACGGAAAATGTTGCAACAAAGTCCGATGCAGATCGAACGGAGGAGAAACCGACAACAGAGGATACGGAAGAAGCTACAACAGGAGTAACGACGGAGGCGCCGACAACAGAAGAACCGACAACGGAAACAGTAACGACCGGTGAGGAAGCATCTACTTCGGAAGCAGAAGGCGGAGCAACTTTAAAATATATAAATGATAAAGATCCGGATCTCTCATCAAAGGGAGATGACTGGTATGATAAAAAGCTTTTCAAACCGGCAAATGCGACGGATGATGCTTATTTTGATACAGCAGTTATCATTGGAGATTCCAGGACAGAAGGCTTGAGTTTATATACGGGGATGAGTAATCTGGATGCATTCTGTTCGAAGGGCCTGAATATCGAAAAAGTTATGACGGATTCGATCGTTTCGACAGATAAGGGAATGATAACGACATTAGAAGCTTTAAAGCTTAAGCAGTATGATAATATCTATATATCCTTCGGACTTAATGAGTTGGGATGGGTTTATGATGATATTTTTATTGAGGACTATAAGACATTTATTGATTCAGTCAGAGAGATCCAACCGGATGCAACGATTTATGTAGAAAATATCCTTCCGGTTTCAAAGAAGCTATCGGATGAGGATGAGATCTATAATAATAAAAATGTCAAGAAATTTAATAAGCTGTTAAAGAGAATGTGTAAGGACTATGGAGATATCATATATCTGGATGTAGCAAGCAGTGTTACGGTAGACGGTGTTCTTCCGGCAGATGCAAGTACGGATGGGAGACATTGTAATCAGGAATATTGTAAGAAATGGCTGGAATACATCAGACAGAATGTATATGTAAGACAGTAG